The following are encoded in a window of Flavobacteriales bacterium genomic DNA:
- a CDS encoding restriction endonuclease subunit S, with protein MGEWKEYQLDELASVTGGKRLPLGAFLTDMPTGHPYIRTRDLAGNKVDVNALQFVPDDVFPHIKQYIVTAGDIIVSVVGTIGLCAMIPEELHNASLTENCNRISAFKTSLVSPEYLFFYLTGSVGQDELRQRTVGSTQPKLPMYNLREMPILLPPVVEQRAIASVLSSLDAKIDLLHRQNKTLEAMAEALFRQWFVEEAEEGWEERTVADLADVTSGKRPLERFAFPTSDARVPVWGGNGPMAYTREALVDSDVLLTGRVGTLGSIFRINTPIWPSDNTLLLTARRPEAKEFLFQQLRSIDFAQLNRGSTQPLLTQSDLKAQSFPMPPDELLLRYHEISRDLYARVDANLKAVQTLTTLRDTLLPKLMSGEVRVDEQ; from the coding sequence ATGGGTGAGTGGAAGGAATACCAGCTAGATGAATTAGCATCCGTTACTGGAGGCAAGAGGCTTCCGTTAGGTGCATTCCTGACTGATATGCCGACCGGCCATCCTTACATACGGACACGGGATCTTGCCGGGAACAAGGTCGACGTGAATGCGCTACAGTTCGTGCCAGATGACGTCTTTCCCCACATCAAGCAGTACATCGTAACCGCTGGCGATATCATAGTTTCTGTGGTTGGCACTATTGGTCTCTGTGCAATGATCCCTGAAGAGTTGCACAATGCAAGTCTTACGGAGAACTGCAATAGGATATCCGCCTTCAAGACCTCATTGGTAAGCCCTGAATACCTCTTCTTCTATCTGACAGGAAGTGTGGGTCAGGATGAACTGAGGCAACGCACAGTTGGTTCAACCCAGCCCAAGTTGCCTATGTACAATCTCAGGGAGATGCCGATACTTCTTCCCCCTGTTGTCGAGCAACGCGCCATCGCCTCGGTGCTCAGCAGCCTGGATGCCAAGATCGATCTGCTGCACCGGCAGAACAAGACCTTGGAGGCCATGGCGGAGGCGCTGTTCAGGCAGTGGTTCGTGGAGGAGGCGGAGGAGGGGTGGGAGGAAAGGACCGTAGCTGACCTTGCCGATGTCACTAGTGGAAAGCGCCCGCTGGAACGCTTCGCATTCCCAACCAGCGATGCACGAGTGCCAGTATGGGGCGGCAATGGCCCAATGGCCTACACGCGAGAAGCACTTGTTGATTCTGACGTTCTTCTAACCGGAAGAGTTGGGACACTCGGTTCCATCTTCAGGATCAACACTCCGATTTGGCCTTCCGACAATACGCTTCTACTGACAGCACGTAGACCGGAGGCAAAGGAGTTTCTATTCCAGCAACTCAGGAGCATCGACTTTGCTCAACTCAATCGAGGCTCGACACAACCGTTGCTTACACAGTCAGATTTGAAAGCACAGTCCTTTCCGATGCCACCCGACGAACTGCTGCTGAGATACCACGAGATCTCGCGTGACTTGTACGCAAGGGTGGATGCCAACCTGAAAGCAGTCCAAACCCTCACCACGCTCCGCGACACGCTGCTGCCGAAGCTGATGAGCGGGGAGGTGAGGGTGGATGAGCAATAG
- a CDS encoding nucleotide-binding protein yields the protein MGQKFHGTLEDLQSAVAGTGIKGQWKAEENGKHSYKSITGGVLNWWSTNGTLMYQGTKDGKEALEAAVNERLLQGDAAMMTVSSTSNQVVKQRQIFIVHGHDKAARQELELSLLRMGLQPFILVNTAGGGKTIIEALEGKIGKDFTSDFGIVLLTPDDVGYSQEDGATAAQPRARQNVILETGMILSSLTRQRMALVVKGKVELPSDLQGVIRIEYKEHISEVVPRIVERLREAGFDIDADAMARATA from the coding sequence ATGGGACAGAAGTTTCACGGAACATTAGAGGACCTTCAAAGCGCTGTTGCTGGCACGGGAATAAAAGGGCAGTGGAAGGCTGAGGAAAATGGGAAGCACTCCTACAAGTCCATAACCGGAGGCGTGCTGAATTGGTGGAGCACGAACGGCACGCTCATGTACCAGGGCACAAAAGATGGTAAAGAAGCATTGGAAGCTGCTGTCAATGAAAGGCTACTCCAAGGTGATGCAGCCATGATGACGGTATCCAGCACATCCAACCAAGTAGTGAAGCAACGGCAGATCTTCATTGTTCATGGGCACGATAAGGCCGCACGGCAAGAGTTGGAATTGTCCTTGTTACGCATGGGCTTACAACCGTTCATCTTGGTCAATACCGCTGGTGGGGGCAAGACCATCATTGAGGCGCTTGAAGGGAAGATCGGAAAAGACTTCACATCGGATTTCGGCATTGTCTTGCTCACGCCAGATGATGTTGGATACAGCCAGGAGGATGGTGCAACTGCCGCCCAGCCTCGCGCACGACAGAATGTGATTCTGGAAACAGGAATGATACTCTCTTCGCTCACACGGCAAAGAATGGCATTGGTGGTCAAGGGCAAAGTCGAACTGCCTTCCGACCTGCAAGGTGTGATAAGAATAGAGTACAAGGAACATATAAGTGAGGTCGTTCCGCGCATCGTTGAGCGCCTGCGCGAAGCGGGCTTCGATATCGACGCAGACGCGATGGCGCGCGCAACCGCCTGA